In Lactuca sativa cultivar Salinas chromosome 5, Lsat_Salinas_v11, whole genome shotgun sequence, the DNA window TTGAAAAGTGaactatatattattattataccaAGTTGGATAAAAATACTAATTTATTAAAGGTTTCACCAGAAAAGCTACCTTATATTCCTTACGCATAATGTCACGAAGGAAGAATATGTTTATATTTTCTCCTTATAGAACCGGGCCCACCCGCCCCTACAGCCACACCCCTAAAAGCAGCTACTGCCTTATTACCGGCTTCTGCTAACAAAGCCTACAAGCATTTAAAACCTAAACTATCATACCAAGTGATCACAccataaaaaacaaaatataatcaaGATTTCAGAAAACATACTACTAGAGGTTTGAAAGAAGACTTGTAAACGTCTTTAGCATGGTCCAATGCGTTTTCTACTAACAACTGAAAATGAAAACAGTTTTGTGTTACTAAATTGAGCCTAAGCTACTTATTACTAAATGGTTGCACCAAAACCCCTAATCTCAAAACTGCAAACCAATAAGAAAAAGGTACCTACCTGATTATTGCCTTTGTTAGCAGAATGATAATGTACTGAAACGGAGCCAATTGGTTCTTTAACAATGCCCATCATCATATGCTGTAAGATGAAAAGTGAAAACCGGCCAATTGCTTTTTATCAACTTGGAATGGTGGGTTTTTTAAGCTAAGGGTCTAATGTTCTGAAATTGACAAAATATTAATACCACTAGCTACACAAAAATAACGTAGATTTGGGAAAGCATACTGATTGAGTGTTAAGAACAGAATTGAAAACTTCAGCAGCATGTTCCATTGCCCTTTTGCACTGTGAATCCTCAAAAGCCTGAAAGATGTGAATACAGTTGAGAGCTTTGTGTGATTCTCAAATCCGAATAAAAGAGAAATAACTATTCGATAAAAGCTATAAATACAAATAAAGAATATAAAATACATTTCTATTTGCCCCACAACAAAAAGCATAAACATCCAATAGCAAATAAAGAATATAAAATACATTTCTATTTGCCCCACAACAAAAAGCATAAACATCcaatagcaaataatataaagCAGAAAGATCTGAAAGCACTTTAAGGTGTTATCAGCAAATCAAGGGGTTAAGACAACTATTCTGCAAATATAGTACCCAATGGAAAATCCATTACACATGTTTGGCTATGTATACATACCAAGTTCATAGATGTAAAGTGGTAGTTTAATGGTATAATTCATAAACTAATTAAATGTACCTATCTTAACTTGTATAACAAAGGTTTCATCAGAAAAGCTAGATACCTCATATTCATTTGTCATAAACTCCTCAAGACACCTTTTGTATTCTTGTGCACCAGAACCTACAACCCTTGTTGCAAAATCAAATGCCACCAATGCCTTCAAGAAAGCCTCCTCATGTGCTTCTTTTAATGCATCCTACAAGCATTAGCCATTAGACAAGAAACAAAAAAGTAATCAGAAATTGTATAAAGCAAGTACATGTTTCCTTTATGGACTAGATGGATTGAGATATAAAGGAGACACCAAAGTCCAAAGTATTTGTGGATAAAAAAAACTACCTATAAATACTTCTAAATAAGGTTAAACGAATATTTTGTTTAACTTTTTCCCTTATGGCACCGGCTCTTGGCATATATCTAAAATACTCAAATGCCTTATCACGGGCTTCCCTTACTCTAGCCTACAAGCATTTGAAAAGTGAATTATTATACCAATTGACAAcatgataaaaaaaacaaaaaacaaaaattaatgaaAACATACAAGGGCAAGGTAGAGAGAAGATTTGTAAACACTTGTAGCATAGTCCAATGCGTTTTGCAAATCTGTTTCTTGAACACTCTGCAAAAGGGGAACCTCATAGTTGTTATCCAACACAACACTTACATAAGAAATGGTAAGTGATATCTATCATTAAAACAAAGGGagtatcatatgttatatagCAACCAACTGCTTTCACACTTCTTTGAAACaacttatattattattaatactcCATATTAATTAATGAACCTGAAGTGTCTGAGTGTATAGAAGCATTACTAATGCCCAGTAATCAATAAACTACAAAACCAAAGGGATCTCTATTCTCTCctatgattaaaaaaaaaaaaaaaaaaaaaaagttacctgATCCAAGATAGAGCTTTTGCCAGCCATTGCTATCTGCTAGTAAGTAGATCGTATGCTGCAAAGAGAAACCCACTGACACtgtgttttttttatttgattatacACTTATAACATAAACCCTTAACACTGGATTTTGAAGCTTTTGATGAATTAACAACATTAATTATGTTTCAAGTCCAATGTATCCTTATTTATGCCCACACCCTATTGTCCCCTACACAAATAAGATCTCCAATCAAAcgtaattaattttttttgaagtaattacaaatttggtccattTTATAATAATTCTTCTCGAagttgtccttaagttatggatttgGTCGACATGCTTTATGCAAAATCTCAAGTTTGGTCTAATGTTGTTTCTTTTAATACTTATTTTATATTCTGTTTTCAGATGGACTATAAAATCTGTAATGATGCAAACGTGAAGACGACTTTGGGAAGATTTCAAAACTCGACCAAATTTGCGATTTGGAGTAAAGCATAGGGACCaatttgtaatttactctattttttataatattgttATAATCCGTATACTTGGCTACCTTAAAGGGGACAACAGATAAGGACACAGAGGGTGTGTGACAAAGCTTATTTAAAAAGGCTTTAACTTTTAACACATACCAAACGCATGTAACACATGTTCTATAGAAGATTTAATGTAGTTTGAAATGCACAAAAAAGGTGAAGAAAAATTAATCATTACTCTTTAAGAACATGTTCAGACAACATAAATAATTCAAGATAAAACTCATTCCTCAAGATTACGTACACAAACAGCAACGCTACAGGTAAGATATTCACAAAAAATTGAACAAATACATCATGTAGATTATCAATAAACGgaaagaacatacattacagagcTTTGATTGAGAAAGAATCGGTGGCCGTATCCGTACTCAGAAAAACCCTAAAACGCTCGTAATAAACCCTAAAAGCCGGCAAGCAAGAGTCTTCTCAGTCCTCACTGATCTAAAACACGTTGAGATGATAATTATCAGCTATTATCACTTTAGCCCCTGTACTTAAAGATAGGGACTTCCGTAACCCAGGACCCTAAACTTGATAACGCAATAACGGCAATTTTTGTCGtggtctttttgttttttttttcaaattgttcacATATACTTTGTTATGGTCATTTTAATACTTTTGTCCTCGTCAATTGTTCACAAATACTTTATTATGGTCATTTTAATACACTCTTACATGTTTGTTTATGGAGAAGTTAAACATATGTACTTTTCGGATGAGGTTGAGTAAgatattgtttgttttttaagaGGTAAAATATTTATTGTAGATCATATACAGACATCTAAAGAGGTGTACAAAACATATAcactaaaaaaaatattgtttgctTTTTAATGTCTACAAgctaaaataaactgattttttaacTTAAAGTTTTTTAATCttgtaattaaaataattatagttTACAACATTGAAATATAATTCATACATgcacaataaaaaaaacatttattctaTATTTTTTATTAACTGCTCAACAATTTCATCCCGTAACTAAACCATATATTTTCTGTCTGTTGTAATATCATATCTTCAACCTCGTCTTCACCATCATCCATACAAACATGATTATTTCGACATGACACATTATGTTGATTGTATTGAGTAAAGAATTCATCGCTCAAAGCCTCAAaccatatttccttataaaattatgaaacattaaacatgcaatggtAATGTTTTTTGTGTAACCaacaaaaataatgtcatcttcTTTAATATTGCGAATCGTGTTTTCAAGACACCAAAAACACGTTCAATGATGTTCCAAAGTTTTGCATGTGCatgattattttttttctttattggtCATCTGTAACGAAAATCTCTAATCCAATACATTACGTTATGATACAAAGCCACAAATCATCAAATGTGTGCATACATGacatcacaaagataatattCCTTTGTAAATatgtaaataattaattaatttaaaattatcgTTTCTTTAAAAACTCGTCGTAGCCTCTTATTATGTCCAAAATGTTTGGATTTCGATTAAAAAAATGTTGCTACGATTATATATTTTGCGAAAAGCATCATTCTATCCAGCACTtccaaaaaaattatgaattgtttgctttgagtgttgaaatatatttttgtttgttttttaaaatttatatttatatactacataaaaaactaaatttaaaaaaatgattttcaatgTATTGTGATATATGACAGCAACGAACATGAATTGTCTTTAAGATACATTTTTATTATGTATGGAATCAAACTAAAGAGATGATAAGGTTGTAAATACATATCTAGTCAAATGTATTAATTTCAAGTTGtttgtttaaatattattttaaaaaatcaacCCCTTAATAAATATAGTGTGACTACTAAGTTGATCAAATTTCATCTAATctgattaaaataaaataaaacaactaTTTAATATGATTGAAAACAAaatcatctatatatatatatatatatatatatatatatatatatatatatatatatatatatatatatatatatatatatatatatatatatcaaatttcATGTGAGACGCCATAATTTTGTGAGACTGTGagacacatttttttatttttttaattttttaaaaaaaagaatttttggatttttccatttattttgcattttaaaattattttttaaaatatgtacagtgcaatattctattagaatatttcacgtatttaaaaaaaaaacgggattttttttattttttttagttaattcaagttccgaaaataatatttaaaaaaaaatttagatttttccttttattttgcattttaaaattattttttataatatgtacagtgtaatattgtattagaatatttcacgtatttttcaaaaaaaaaacaggattttttattattttttttagttaatttaagttccgaaaataatatttaaaaaaaaaaaatttttgattttttccatttattttgcattttaaaattatttttagatttggtctcacggtcttacaaaattagaatggtctcagatgaacctgaacatatatatatatatatatatatatatatatatatattttactatattattataaaaaccttattatttctaaaaatagatttaagacgtctaaatatttaagctaacagtacaacaaattattattaaaataatattaaattttaaaatcgTCCAAGCATTTAAGCAACAAATATAATTAGTAATGCATAGATAACTTTATCTCCTAGGCTTTTGACGCGGTCCATTTATTTCCCGATCAAGTAATCTGAGATCTCGGCAAATCTGGCCCGTCTTTACTCATATCTCGCCCTATCTTCTTATATGAAATTGATTATAGAAATCAGATTGAATCATCTGTTTGCTTCTGGTCACACCCTATCATCACCAGCAGCACCCTTCACCTTTTCTGCTCTGCTTCTGTAAAATCGTTATTTTCTCCACCTCTATATAGTCACAACACCCACCAGCGACCTACACTATTACGTTGGTGCAATGAAAGAAACACTCATCACATGTAAAGCCACACTCATTCAATAAGACCAACCCCCCTCATATCCCGTTTCATTCAAAGTTTGAAACCCTATCCCTTTCTCTCTCTGTAACCCTTTTCGTCTCACGACACCCTTCCACACTATGCCTCCTTTTCCATTCTGTATGTGCTTTTTTTATTAGAAGAAGATGGTGAGTAGAAACATTTTCCAGAATCAACTTTGATATGGAATGTGTTATTTTTCTACAATTGGTttaaaatgtgtgtgtgtgtgtgtgtttttttttgtgtttactTTCAGTTGAATGAAGAAAGGTGATGAAGGAGTTCAGATCCTCATGACACATCTGAAGATTGATCCAGTAAGCATCATCTACGTCTTTCCAATCAAtttctatttttgtttttttatttcttaCAATTTATCATTTCTTTTGCTCCCCACATGAGGCCTGGAGAATGAAACACTTACTACATATATCCAAGCCAATATGATTGTCAGAACCATCACTAATGTTGGTGCTATTATAAGTGTAAAGCATGATCCTGAGATTAATAACCGCCTATTTGCCATTTGCTTATCATTCATACACATAGTTCAAACTATTAGCTTTCTTAGGTTCGAAATATTCTTTCTAATATGTTTATGTTTACAATTTTCTTTTACAATTTGTTATCTCTCTTCTTTATGATTTGACATAAGTGTTTGAAAAAGTATTTTCAGATCTAGATGAAGATGAACAAGAACGGGAATGAAAAAGGGTTTATAATGCTTTTCAGATTGCATGAGGTAGcaaggtattttatttatttttgaaatgtATTGAAGGAGTAAGTTGTTGTATATTATGTATGCAAGTTTTTTAATGTTTTGTCTTTTCCGTGTCCTTTAATTTGtattattaaatttatatttcaatttttttctagCTAGATATTGTTGACTAAGATATGTTTGTTTTAGTTACTATTTTATTTTGTTGAGATTTAGATAAATATTGTTGATGAGGAggttctttttcaagaaaaagaaaaaacagtGGCCAAGAAGCACCAGGTGTTGGCAAGGTTACTTTAGTCTTTGCTCAACTCTTATTTGACTCTtctgaaacacacacacatagaaaGACACATTTAAGCTtcatccatatgtttctattataCATGTTTGGATTTATGTGTGTATTTCCATTTAAATTCAATGTGTATACTTTTAACTACAAATACTTACCTTGTATCACACTTGGCAGACATAAATATTCAAACGTGAGATGGGGTAAATGGATCAATTTGTTTTTTACTCATAGATCTGGTTTCTTTTTTGTCTCAGGGATGAAGATAGGGGAAGCCAAGAAAACAGGGCATAAGAAATATGGATGGTTGAGGTAAGGATGGTGATATATGATGAAAActactcttttaattaaatttgGTAACACATTTTAACATGTGAGCGACATCACTGCCAAATTGAAGGCTAATAGTAATAGTACCATCTTAACGTTCAATGAAATGCCTCTAGCAAAGACTCTTAGTCAGCATGCTACTTATATGCAAATCCATTCAGCACACATATATAGTGTAGATATGGTATTTTTTATCATCCTTCATAGGTTTACACTTGTGTATCATGTATTTTCACTAGTTATATATTCACTCCCAACAACACATAAACATTGATTTAAAGGTATGTGTATGGTTATTGGATTGTAGAAACAGTTTGTAGTGACACAATCCAGTGAAGCAATTATAGTTTCAATAAAGAAACGGTAAAAAAAGCAACAACGAAGAAGGAAGATGAatcttaggtgctgtttgttttggaAGTGGTTAAATGTCTTTGTCTTTTTCCAAGTTTGCGGAAGAAGACGTGCACTTGCGAAACGTCTACCCGCCAGAAGGGAAAAGTGCTCAAAAAGTACTTTTGTAGAAAAACAAACGAGGCCTTAGTGTAGATACTAAATTTTTATAACCAATTTTTCTTTATGTGATTTTGAATGACAATATTTTACAAAGTTTAGTGATTTATAATATAAAGTGAACATTACATGGAATAGAAACATTTTGAAGATAAATAGGATTGAGAAATTATTTCAAGCATGTAAGGCCAAAAATATAGTAGAGATTGGGAAGACACCGACTATTAATAATGTTGTTTTTTCTGTCATGAATCTCAAAGGTTAGTCGTGTTCGTTCATGTCCTTCTTTGCTTCCATCAAGTGGTATCAATCTGCAAATAAAATTAGATTGAGTTTTACCATGTGGCAACtctatattttttatgttttctttttcCAATTTTCTGATATACTATATGAAATTGAGATGGTTTCATAAACTCCTAAAAAATAGGGTTGTTCCATATGTAAAATTTAATTATTCATAGTTTACTTTATTTTTCTATGTGGGTGCAAAACATCTACAAAATAAATAGATATAAAATAAGTTAAAAGTAAAAATTACATTATCTatgttatattatttatatatgttatCAAGTAATAAGAAATATAACATTAATATCGATGGATAAAAAAGGTAAATTGAAACTGTATTACCAAACGAACATGCTTTGAAAGATGGAGAAAATGTCAAAATTACATTCTTACTTAAAATTAAAATTTGGGACAATTAATAAATCTACGTTTATAATTTGGCACATTTAATAAATCTTTTTTTATTCTATCCAAGCATTTTTaaaagttttggattttgtttttttatacaaTAACTCATTATTTGTACAAACTAGATACTATGACAAACATAATATTTTTTATCAGACTAATAGAATCAATAATttatacatttcaaacttataaaATAGTGAATTGTATCCCACTTGATTCCTAATTATCATGATAAACAAAAATCTTAAACTTGGGGTAAAGTAGaaatggaatttaaaaataatgaaagtatgttgctattttaagCATTGTATGAGCAGTttctgtttttaattttttatttatgtatatGAGTGTATTGTTTGTGACGTTGAACCCATGACTCCCTTTGTAATTTTCATGTGTATACCAGATGGTTTGGAGTTCAAATCTATTTATGTGGTTTTCTGATTTTGATTTTAAGTATTAATTGTTTTATTATATAGGAAGTTTATTTCTAAAAAGATTAACAGCTCATTGGTAAACCTTATGGAGTTTTCACATGAGTGAGTGTACTTTGTTCTAATCTTTTGAGCCGCACGCTTTTAAAGAAATTGATGTATTTTAATCCATAATAACTATCTTTTTCTGTTAAATTGGATTAGAtggaaatgaaatttttttatgaCTTATATGTATATTCGTTTGAAGTTATAAAATATACTATGTCTGTTGATTTAGTGCATAGAGAAATTGGTTCAAAGggttaatatatttattttatctcTATTACAGTATACACATTTTTTATGCGTTTTCTTTTTAATAGTTTGTAGGTAGATGTAGTATATGGACACTTTTAGACTTTAATTAGAATTTGTATTTATAAATAGTAATTGAACTCCCCCACCCCATTAAAACTACTAAATCgtaaaccttaaaccctaatcactAAATCCTAAACCTAAACTCCAAAAAAAACTACTCACCAACACAAGTGCATTGCGCAAAAGATAACTATCCATCAACAACACAAGTGCGCCAAAAAATTCCATTATGATTTGGTATACTAAACAATTAAAGATAAAATATTGGAAAGAGAAACGGATAATCGGACGTCTTAACCCATTAATACATCGCCTTACTTTAAAAGGAAAAGCTAATTGCGAAAGAAAACTATTTGtcaaaaacaaacaaataaacaacCACAA includes these proteins:
- the LOC111899228 gene encoding uncharacterized protein LOC111899228, whose amino-acid sequence is MTNEYEAFEDSQCKRAMEHAAEVFNSVLNTQSHMMMGIVKEPIGSVSVHYHSANKGNNQLLVENALDHAKDVYKSSFKPLVALLAEAGNKAVAAFRGVAVGAGGPGSIRRKYKHILPS